The following are encoded together in the Lathyrus oleraceus cultivar Zhongwan6 chromosome 3, CAAS_Psat_ZW6_1.0, whole genome shotgun sequence genome:
- the LOC127126646 gene encoding uncharacterized J domain-containing protein C63.13, whose product MTMQSQLLVGPISIASHATAVDSTYLSAAPRRRRHLLISASSSSAPAFNGGGDHYTVLGVARSADVVDIKRAYRNLALKYHPDVSKDSHASDLFKNIRHAYEVLSNETTRIQYDRELQSSHKPYQNKWSYGTEFEDDEVRSYRRAYTKKKMHSERYWEYYNVNEDYYSSEADEEEDEGNSNEERGSFIEVLRSAFLSLLLFQTLGARISLTFSSLTAVFDNKLDAGYKVGYVIAWILGGRGGIMLTLFLSFLSWIFGKTSSSVVALFMVAMWVGSSLASYAPVPQGALLTLIYMSIKLQSHQI is encoded by the exons ATGACAATGCAATCGCAACTTCTGGTGGGACCCATCTCCATCGCTTCCCATGCTACCGCCGTTGATTCTACTTACCTCTCCGCCGCCCCTCGCCGCCGTAGACATCTACTAATCTCAGCGTCCTCCTCTTCAGCTCCGGCATTCAACGGCGGTGGCGACCACTACACCGTACTCGGTGTCGCCCGTTCCGCCGATGTTGTTGATATCAAACGTGCTTATCGCAACCTCGCCCTTAAG TATCATCCTGATGTTAGCAAGGATTCACATGCTTCTGATTTGTTCAAGAATATCCGTCATGCTTATGAA GTACTATCAAATGAAACAACTAGAATTCAGTATGATCGGGAACTTCAATCCAGTCACAAGCCTTACCAAAATAAATGGAGTTACGGCACTGAATTTGAAGATGATGAGGTAAGAAGCTATAGGCGGGCTTACACAAAGAAGAAAATGCATAGTGAAAGATACTGGGAATATTACAATGTCAACGAGGATTACTACAGCAGCGAAGCAGACGAGGAGGAAGATGAAGGAAATTCAAACGAAGAAAGGGGTTCATTTATTGAAGTTCTTAGATCAGCATTCTTGTCATTATTATTATTCCAGACATTAGGAGCTCGGATCTCCCTTACATTTAGCAGTCTGACAGCAGTATTTGATAACAAATTAGATGCTGGATATAAAGTTGGTTATGTAATAGCATGGATTTTGGGTGGAAGGGGTGGCATAATGTTAACATTGTTCTTGTCATTTTTAAGTTGGATTTTTGGGAAAACCAGTAGTAGTGTGGTTGCATTGTTCATGGTAGCCATGTGGGTTGGCTCTTCCCTTGCAAGTTACGCACCAGTTCCTCAAGGTGCGCTGTTAACGCTTATCTACATGTCCATTAAGCTGCAATCTCATCAAATATAA